In the genome of Streptococcus oralis, one region contains:
- a CDS encoding Imm59 family immunity protein: MEELNYTTLRVSVFNGRNKGREDWQTRIEYDEGEKVYLVYSLGDRASIIGKIRTFENFEEAEQCLFEILDLTVKYNRLQVMTNEEPEYPSPLWDKP, from the coding sequence ATTGAAGAGTTAAATTATACTACGCTAAGAGTCTCCGTATTTAATGGCAGGAATAAAGGGAGAGAAGATTGGCAAACGCGAATAGAATATGATGAGGGGGAAAAAGTATACTTAGTTTATTCTTTAGGAGATAGGGCAAGTATTATAGGAAAGATTAGAACATTTGAAAATTTTGAAGAAGCAGAGCAATGCTTATTTGAGATATTGGATTTAACTGTAAAATATAACAGGTTGCAAGTGATGACTAACGAGGAACCAGAATATCCTTCTCCTTTGTGGGACAAACCATAA
- a CDS encoding DUF4176 domain-containing protein, which translates to MGIVDSVYSPIYPLGSVVELDLELLPEELQKSLAEGPGPLVTISGRKMPLQEGFDDYVVDYLARIWPLGEMPGMDAFFVSNMMIERLRFEGYSDEWGSQFTEEVL; encoded by the coding sequence ATGGGGATTGTGGACAGTGTCTACAGTCCTATTTATCCTTTAGGTTCTGTTGTTGAGCTCGATTTGGAGCTCTTACCAGAGGAACTCCAGAAAAGCTTAGCGGAGGGGCCAGGACCACTCGTTACGATTTCAGGCCGCAAGATGCCTCTTCAAGAAGGATTTGATGACTATGTGGTAGACTACTTGGCTCGCATCTGGCCCTTGGGTGAGATGCCTGGAATGGATGCTTTTTTCGTTAGTAACATGATGATTGAGCGACTTCGTTTTGAAGGGTACAGTGACGAATGGGGAAGTCAGTTCACAGAGGAGGTTTTGTAA
- a CDS encoding disulfide bond formation protein: MTSSLKRIAEKIVFIIEEEYPKQKSVTGSIQSIYQLASEIVESGEVAKNINLKSLVRMFADETTHYQSEIIYLLQDLDKELKKNEHKR; the protein is encoded by the coding sequence ATGACAAGTAGTTTAAAGCGAATTGCTGAAAAAATTGTTTTTATTATTGAAGAAGAGTACCCCAAACAAAAAAGTGTTACAGGCTCAATTCAAAGTATTTATCAATTAGCAAGTGAAATTGTAGAAAGTGGAGAAGTAGCAAAAAACATAAATCTTAAAAGTCTAGTTAGAATGTTTGCAGATGAGACAACGCATTATCAAAGTGAGATCATTTACTTACTTCAAGATTTAGATAAGGAATTGAAAAAGAATGAACATAAAAGATAG
- a CDS encoding DUF2185 domain-containing protein — protein sequence MKVSDNYGGFILSRNVKNGLPIAYTYREKSRLLQLNGWTICSSSDDEEYINNPQNFEIVSAKTMFSIAPVMEEIFEAKYGTNLAWLYEEGVHVGFYDLNEEKEVKISEILD from the coding sequence ATGAAAGTAAGTGATAATTATGGAGGATTTATTCTATCAAGGAATGTAAAAAATGGATTACCTATTGCGTATACTTACAGAGAAAAATCTCGACTGTTACAATTAAATGGATGGACCATTTGTTCTAGTTCCGATGATGAGGAATACATAAATAATCCCCAAAATTTTGAAATTGTATCAGCAAAAACCATGTTTTCTATTGCACCCGTGATGGAAGAAATTTTTGAAGCGAAGTATGGGACGAATTTAGCGTGGCTATACGAGGAGGGGGTTCATGTCGGTTTCTATGATTTAAATGAGGAAAAAGAGGTAAAAATATCTGAAATTTTAGATTAG
- a CDS encoding T7SS effector LXG polymorphic toxin, whose amino-acid sequence MGFYVDIAELQKVQEAYMKMVATAQSQLDTAKNGMNAIITSNSMHGEVGKAITNEINNVHNPVIVGLKNGLEFLGSEFSKTITDFQNFVGETSATAVLAEETLDDAIKKLNEADEKHKVMDTNFKSIYDGISSLYHLSAPLSSTFYTNTQTARKYVQDTKNKVNAFDKMTTTSSTEQLFSALSSQMAAAGRVKSLSYSDPVLTNFVAHEELGKAIYEMDQQYAKAKAEAIEAAKRKAEQEAAEREASYRRHHPIQAWLKDRSNEIGSWWGDVVEGTRNLPLPQGMKDSLLFAEGFIGAAGSMVSETAIGAVDLTQIIGIAGIDGVNRLTGGQTPEWMKRDLKGTADNLSSLAELGVGTYTALTDPGAAQRGQDPNASYADKAAYRAQETGKALWDKVTHMDAYDAGGLTFEIASLFVGPAAVGKMAKGTKLGAKAAEMISLAKNSTKARILANVEKWGSKVDNILSKSNNVIRQFGEKLLDTRIPVGIRKEAVAFAGGMGTMPAFSVESKTLRDVMHFSSKHADDVVRGVGGSGRTERNLEAVLEKAKKGEPVSTYQERLNQTPVNEGHWTGERGESTFVSNKDEVRKILDDVNLEGIEYENAIPDFSPVSKGEVKITDMGIDRNANFRQADELLARELGKTRREIVKFRKENKLTWHELNDMTSMQLVPSIINSKFGHLGGVSEVKKLLELLQ is encoded by the coding sequence ATGGGATTTTATGTCGATATTGCGGAGCTTCAGAAAGTCCAAGAGGCCTATATGAAGATGGTCGCAACTGCTCAGAGTCAGTTGGATACTGCTAAAAATGGGATGAATGCCATCATCACCAGTAATTCCATGCATGGAGAAGTTGGGAAAGCGATTACGAATGAAATCAATAATGTTCATAACCCCGTGATTGTTGGCTTAAAGAATGGCTTAGAATTTCTAGGTTCTGAGTTTTCCAAGACGATCACGGATTTTCAGAATTTTGTTGGCGAAACCTCTGCAACGGCAGTTTTAGCAGAAGAGACTTTGGATGATGCGATCAAGAAGCTAAATGAAGCCGATGAGAAACACAAGGTGATGGATACCAATTTTAAGAGTATCTATGATGGGATTTCGAGTCTCTATCACCTGAGTGCTCCCTTAAGTAGCACCTTCTATACCAATACCCAAACAGCCCGGAAGTATGTTCAGGATACGAAGAATAAGGTCAATGCCTTTGATAAGATGACGACAACCAGCAGTACTGAACAGCTTTTTAGTGCTTTAAGTAGCCAGATGGCGGCTGCTGGAAGAGTGAAGAGTCTGAGTTATAGTGATCCTGTTTTAACTAACTTTGTGGCGCATGAAGAACTCGGTAAAGCGATTTATGAGATGGATCAGCAGTATGCGAAAGCCAAGGCAGAAGCGATTGAGGCTGCTAAACGCAAGGCAGAACAAGAAGCCGCTGAGCGAGAAGCTTCTTATCGCCGTCATCACCCCATCCAAGCCTGGCTGAAGGATCGCTCGAATGAGATTGGTTCCTGGTGGGGCGATGTCGTTGAGGGCACACGAAATCTACCGCTTCCTCAAGGGATGAAGGATTCCCTCTTGTTTGCGGAAGGTTTTATTGGTGCAGCTGGTAGTATGGTTTCAGAGACTGCCATCGGAGCTGTAGATTTGACTCAGATCATTGGTATTGCCGGTATTGATGGCGTCAATCGCCTAACAGGAGGTCAAACTCCAGAGTGGATGAAGCGGGACTTGAAAGGGACGGCAGATAACCTGTCTAGCCTTGCGGAGTTAGGAGTAGGAACTTACACTGCTCTGACGGATCCAGGAGCGGCTCAGCGTGGCCAGGATCCCAATGCCAGCTATGCGGATAAGGCTGCTTATCGTGCTCAAGAGACCGGAAAAGCCCTTTGGGATAAGGTCACCCACATGGATGCCTATGACGCAGGAGGCTTGACCTTTGAGATTGCCAGTCTTTTTGTCGGTCCAGCAGCTGTAGGGAAGATGGCTAAGGGGACCAAGTTAGGAGCTAAGGCAGCTGAGATGATTAGCTTAGCCAAGAACAGTACCAAAGCAAGAATTCTCGCAAATGTCGAAAAATGGGGTTCAAAGGTTGACAATATCCTGTCTAAGAGCAATAATGTCATTAGGCAATTTGGGGAGAAATTATTAGATACTCGAATCCCAGTTGGCATTCGTAAAGAGGCAGTTGCCTTTGCGGGAGGTATGGGAACCATGCCTGCCTTCAGCGTTGAGAGTAAGACTCTGCGTGATGTGATGCACTTCTCTAGTAAACATGCGGATGATGTAGTACGAGGAGTAGGTGGTTCTGGTAGGACGGAGAGAAATCTTGAAGCTGTATTGGAAAAAGCGAAAAAAGGAGAGCCTGTTAGCACTTACCAAGAAAGATTGAATCAGACTCCTGTAAATGAAGGTCATTGGACAGGTGAAAGAGGAGAGTCTACATTTGTTTCAAACAAAGATGAAGTTAGAAAAATTTTAGATGATGTAAATCTAGAAGGTATAGAGTATGAAAATGCGATACCAGATTTTTCACCTGTCTCTAAAGGTGAAGTGAAAATTACAGATATGGGTATTGACAGAAATGCTAACTTTAGACAAGCTGATGAGCTCCTTGCTAGAGAATTAGGGAAAACTCGTCGAGAAATTGTTAAGTTTAGAAAAGAAAATAAACTAACGTGGCACGAACTTAATGACATGACGAGTATGCAACTAGTTCCGAGTATCATAAATAGTAAATTTGGGCATTTAGGCGGTGTTTCAGAAGTTAAAAAGTTGTTGGAATTATTGCAGTAG
- a CDS encoding DUF6985 domain-containing protein — MKIVHPVFGELTFNNGWTKSIKLNIFKKEFSVEIIIDADEDAVFDENQIKAFEFFFSDIQNCVTQAENGIVGYYNSIIDEVIDRLDSDSNFGQKLLNAKDNPSEIFKFLTVKQIMIPMNFDDNTREAGFICDCEWDIENGVGIKYINEQISEIGFQDILL, encoded by the coding sequence ATGAAGATAGTACATCCTGTTTTTGGGGAATTGACATTTAATAATGGTTGGACTAAGAGTATTAAATTAAATATTTTTAAAAAGGAATTTTCTGTTGAAATAATTATTGATGCAGATGAAGATGCGGTGTTCGATGAAAATCAAATCAAAGCTTTTGAATTTTTTTTCAGTGATATTCAGAACTGTGTTACCCAAGCCGAGAATGGTATTGTTGGATATTATAATTCAATAATTGATGAGGTAATTGATAGACTGGATTCAGATTCTAATTTTGGTCAGAAGTTATTAAATGCTAAAGATAATCCGAGTGAAATCTTTAAATTTTTGACAGTAAAACAAATTATGATTCCGATGAATTTTGATGATAATACACGTGAAGCAGGCTTCATTTGTGATTGTGAATGGGATATTGAAAACGGTGTTGGAATAAAATATATTAATGAACAAATATCAGAAATAGGATTTCAAGACATTTTGTTATAA
- a CDS encoding immunity 22 family protein translates to METDNTVSIWIGNFKNLTELENYIDLTYDNEGEIVVSDFFNDFKIDINDIDEDLIEKAVLPNETNDISIILRTASYEEQLLCELNALESLTINKGNAVVLLYNYAYDGSVKSSDYLNFITSVDYR, encoded by the coding sequence ATGGAAACAGACAATACGGTATCTATTTGGATAGGTAATTTCAAAAATTTAACTGAGTTAGAAAATTATATTGATCTAACTTATGATAATGAGGGAGAGATCGTTGTTTCTGATTTTTTCAACGATTTTAAGATAGATATTAATGATATAGATGAAGATTTAATTGAAAAAGCAGTTTTGCCAAATGAAACAAACGATATATCTATTATTTTGCGCACTGCTTCCTATGAGGAACAGTTGTTGTGTGAATTGAACGCATTAGAGAGTCTGACTATAAATAAAGGCAATGCAGTTGTACTACTCTATAACTATGCTTATGATGGCTCTGTAAAATCCTCAGATTATTTAAATTTTATTACAAGTGTAGATTATAGATGA
- a CDS encoding alpha/beta fold hydrolase, with product MKFHEFGDKNLPPILLIHGGGSSWWNYLRQARILSKEYRVILPTLNGHGEEYQLDYVSTEDSALEILDYIKANCGGKLFAIGGVSLGGQIAMELLSLDSEIAEKAIIDGSLCIPQPRLAKISIFLVSLFGKLMFNKFSCKLQLSMMNKLYPKLAYPEEIKAYYLEDLPRTPVKTLVTIYKNYMGCYKLKDMISASKAQVLYIYGEKELNCVKESAKLFHQLHSNTILYEAKGYNHGYLSAYLPYEWIDLVVPFLKSDSLEMCNESDMP from the coding sequence ATGAAATTCCATGAATTTGGGGATAAGAATTTGCCTCCTATCTTACTGATACACGGTGGTGGCAGTTCTTGGTGGAATTATCTTCGTCAAGCACGAATCTTGTCAAAAGAATACCGTGTTATTCTACCCACTTTGAATGGCCACGGCGAGGAATATCAACTTGATTATGTTTCTACTGAAGATTCTGCTTTGGAGATTCTAGACTATATCAAAGCAAACTGTGGTGGGAAATTGTTTGCAATCGGTGGTGTTTCACTTGGTGGTCAAATTGCCATGGAGCTTTTGTCTTTAGACAGTGAAATTGCTGAGAAGGCCATCATAGATGGAAGTCTCTGTATTCCTCAACCAAGGTTAGCTAAAATCAGCATCTTTCTAGTGTCTCTATTTGGTAAACTGATGTTCAATAAATTCTCTTGCAAACTTCAGTTAAGCATGATGAACAAACTCTATCCTAAACTGGCTTATCCAGAGGAAATAAAAGCTTATTATTTGGAGGATTTGCCAAGGACCCCTGTCAAAACATTGGTGACCATTTACAAAAACTATATGGGATGTTACAAGCTGAAAGATATGATTTCTGCTAGCAAGGCTCAGGTTCTGTATATCTATGGTGAAAAAGAATTGAACTGTGTGAAAGAATCAGCGAAATTATTTCATCAGCTACATTCAAATACAATTTTGTATGAAGCAAAGGGGTATAACCACGGTTATTTATCAGCTTACCTGCCTTATGAGTGGATTGATTTGGTGGTGCCATTTTTAAAGAGTGATTCATTAGAAATGTGTAACGAATCTGATATGCCATAA
- a CDS encoding ADP-ribosylglycohydrolase: MLEAIIGDIVGSVYEWNNIKTKDFPLFRKDCFFTDDTVSPNC; this comes from the coding sequence ATGCTAGAAGCAATTATTGGTGATATTGTAGGTTCAGTTTACGAATGGAACAATATCAAAACGAAAGACTTTCCATTATTTCGGAAGGATTGTTTTTTCACGGATGATACGGTAAGTCCGAACTGCTGA
- a CDS encoding SAP domain-containing protein, which translates to MIESRPEFEKISSFDEFNKYYWYRDELSQICKSLGLEYRGTKQELNDIIEQYFKGNLIKKSSVKRKKKRVEVVTLDTPLLECGFAFNARFREYFSTLTEVSPFKFTADMATAWRKVKREHDLSFTIQDMLKVYYGDSDYAKYDHSVCQWNQFLKDFCADENSGNYSNKLKVASILWKEVRNSSNEKIYSKNLLTEYADKIQEYGK; encoded by the coding sequence TTGATAGAAAGCAGACCTGAGTTTGAAAAAATCTCATCCTTTGATGAATTTAATAAATACTATTGGTATCGTGATGAACTTTCACAGATATGCAAGTCATTAGGGCTTGAATATAGAGGTACAAAACAAGAACTCAATGATATTATTGAGCAGTACTTCAAGGGGAATTTGATTAAAAAATCATCAGTAAAAAGAAAAAAGAAACGAGTAGAAGTCGTTACTTTAGACACGCCCTTACTTGAATGTGGATTCGCCTTTAATGCACGCTTTAGAGAATATTTCTCAACTTTAACAGAGGTTTCACCCTTCAAGTTTACTGCTGATATGGCTACTGCTTGGAGAAAGGTCAAAAGAGAACATGATTTGAGTTTTACAATCCAAGATATGCTAAAAGTTTACTATGGAGATTCAGATTATGCCAAGTATGACCATTCGGTTTGTCAATGGAATCAGTTTTTAAAGGATTTCTGTGCAGACGAAAATAGTGGCAATTACTCGAATAAACTAAAAGTAGCTTCTATTCTTTGGAAAGAAGTTAGAAATTCAAGTAATGAAAAAATTTATTCAAAGAATCTTTTGACCGAATATGCTGATAAAATACAAGAGTATGGCAAGTAG
- a CDS encoding phosphohydrolase: MKMEVGKTYLVKKDIFSFKKGELWSLVNIGYQPYFGEHNFVFINAEKRKEFAVLCDSSDEDMQIYHQLEEYFESYQK, from the coding sequence ATGAAAATGGAAGTAGGGAAAACTTATCTTGTTAAAAAAGATATTTTTAGTTTTAAAAAGGGAGAACTTTGGTCATTAGTAAATATAGGGTATCAGCCTTATTTTGGTGAACATAATTTTGTTTTTATCAATGCGGAGAAGCGGAAGGAGTTCGCGGTTTTATGTGACAGCTCAGATGAAGATATGCAGATATATCATCAGTTGGAAGAATATTTCGAATCATACCAAAAATGA
- a CDS encoding phosphoribosylanthranilate isomerase codes for MSLLFEEFKTTCFHLNQVGITPTLMGSLGFEYRSNEDWKPSDIDIHVPGDPRGWEAPDHLRIYDWDKIMKVMNHLGYTLIDIHEHEFQKDGLSVEFGSIDSLPDFAGVSESDIELIHLENITFRVPSLEQYLSIYKASSQDSYRNNQNSNKDFKKIEWLERHL; via the coding sequence ATGAGTCTCTTATTTGAAGAATTTAAAACCACTTGTTTCCATTTAAACCAAGTCGGAATCACACCGACGCTTATGGGGTCTTTGGGGTTTGAATACCGTTCAAATGAAGATTGGAAGCCGTCTGATATTGACATTCATGTGCCTGGCGATCCAAGAGGATGGGAAGCGCCTGATCATCTCAGGATTTATGACTGGGACAAGATAATGAAAGTTATGAACCACTTGGGCTACACTTTAATAGATATTCATGAGCATGAATTCCAAAAAGATGGCTTGAGTGTTGAATTTGGAAGTATCGATTCCTTACCTGATTTTGCAGGAGTTTCGGAATCGGATATAGAGCTTATTCATCTTGAGAACATCACTTTTCGTGTTCCAAGTCTGGAACAGTATCTAAGTATTTACAAAGCATCTTCTCAAGACTCCTATCGAAACAATCAAAATAGCAATAAAGATTTTAAGAAGATTGAATGGCTGGAAAGACATTTGTAA
- a CDS encoding glycoside hydrolase family 13 protein, which yields MELTAIYHRPESEYAYLYKDKTMHIRIRTKKDDIESINLHYGDPFIFIEDRYEAIKEMRKLTSDALFDYWQVEVTVGYARLQYLFELKDKQGQSILYGDKGCVENTLENLHYEGNGFKIPYIHEIDACHVPDWVAETVWYQIFPERFANGNPALSPEGALAWDSSIKPKTSDFFGGDLQGIIDHLDYLQDLGITGLYLCPIFESPSNHKYNTTDYFEIDCHFGDKKTFRQLVDQAHQRGMKIMLDAVFNHIGDQSPQWQDVLKHGEDSIYKDWFHIQDFPVVKENLVNKRELSYHTFAFESYMPKLNTANPQVRDYLLKVATYWIEEFDIDAWRLDVANEVDHQFWRDFRKAVLAKKPDLYILGEVWHTSQPWLNGDEFHAVMNYPLSESIKDYFLRGVKKTSQFIDEINNQSMYYRQQISEVMFNLLDSHDTERILATAKGDSQLVKSALACLFLQRGTSCFYYGTELELDGGPDPDCRRVMPWERVSDSNEMLNFMKKLIQLRKDASGIIQHGTYSLQEIKPDVVSLEWNHDGQNLRAIFNQSTETYLVDRNSVALASHCQELEQQLVILPKGFVIQ from the coding sequence ATGGAATTAACAGCCATTTACCATAGACCAGAGTCGGAGTATGCTTATCTTTATAAGGATAAGACAATGCACATTCGTATCCGGACTAAGAAAGATGATATTGAAAGCATCAACTTACATTATGGTGATCCTTTTATCTTTATAGAGGATCGTTATGAAGCAATCAAGGAGATGAGGAAACTTACCTCCGATGCTTTGTTTGATTACTGGCAAGTGGAGGTTACAGTTGGCTATGCACGACTCCAGTATCTCTTTGAACTCAAGGATAAGCAAGGGCAGAGTATCTTGTATGGCGATAAGGGATGTGTTGAAAACACGCTCGAAAATCTTCATTACGAGGGGAATGGCTTTAAAATTCCGTATATCCATGAGATTGATGCTTGCCATGTTCCTGACTGGGTAGCAGAGACGGTATGGTACCAGATTTTCCCAGAACGCTTTGCCAATGGCAATCCTGCTCTTTCGCCAGAAGGGGCGCTAGCTTGGGATTCGTCTATCAAACCAAAGACGAGCGATTTCTTTGGTGGTGATTTGCAGGGCATTATTGACCATCTGGATTACTTGCAAGATTTGGGTATTACAGGACTTTATCTCTGTCCGATTTTTGAATCCCCAAGCAATCACAAGTACAATACGACGGACTATTTCGAAATTGACTGTCATTTTGGAGACAAGAAAACCTTCCGTCAACTGGTGGATCAAGCCCATCAGAGAGGCATGAAAATCATGCTGGACGCTGTTTTCAACCATATCGGAGATCAATCTCCACAGTGGCAGGATGTTCTCAAACATGGTGAAGATTCTATTTATAAAGACTGGTTCCATATTCAAGACTTTCCAGTCGTTAAAGAAAATCTTGTTAATAAAAGAGAACTATCCTACCACACCTTTGCCTTTGAGAGCTATATGCCTAAGCTCAATACGGCCAATCCTCAAGTGAGAGACTATTTGTTAAAGGTTGCGACATACTGGATTGAAGAGTTTGATATTGATGCTTGGCGTCTGGATGTGGCGAATGAAGTCGACCATCAATTTTGGCGAGATTTCCGTAAGGCTGTCTTGGCTAAAAAGCCTGATCTTTATATTCTTGGTGAAGTTTGGCACACTTCTCAGCCTTGGCTAAATGGTGATGAGTTCCACGCAGTTATGAACTATCCTCTCTCTGAGAGTATCAAGGATTATTTCTTGCGTGGGGTTAAGAAGACCAGTCAATTCATCGATGAGATCAATAACCAGTCGATGTACTATAGACAGCAGATTTCGGAAGTGATGTTTAATCTTCTGGATTCGCATGATACAGAGCGCATTTTGGCAACTGCCAAGGGAGATAGCCAACTTGTTAAGTCTGCCCTAGCCTGCCTCTTTTTACAAAGGGGAACATCGTGTTTCTACTATGGAACCGAGCTAGAATTAGACGGAGGGCCAGATCCAGATTGTCGTCGCGTTATGCCTTGGGAACGTGTTTCCGACAGCAATGAGATGCTTAATTTCATGAAGAAATTGATTCAGCTTCGTAAGGATGCTTCAGGCATTATCCAACATGGAACCTATAGTCTGCAAGAAATCAAGCCTGATGTAGTGTCTCTGGAATGGAATCATGATGGGCAAAATCTTCGAGCAATTTTTAACCAATCAACTGAAACCTATCTTGTAGATCGTAATTCTGTAGCACTAGCCAGTCATTGCCAAGAATTGGAGCAGCAACTGGTTATTTTGCCAAAAGGATTTGTCATTCAATAA
- a CDS encoding DUF6892 domain-containing protein, which yields MFNFFKRKRNKRFNQESHDKAKENQTVSEKKLDLENDEAKVDSEEILYFDHLNFKLAVIQVLMYDLQVLKPSFDIYTFADQYSEEEIDTESMEVIRPALEYFEALSIPKKYAEEVKEIYMDGGNEIYMNIIPQWDGEDGTFDLNELSLSELQQFPNLKESTILSSNFDSVKEIFDAAGIEVELL from the coding sequence ATGTTTAATTTTTTTAAGCGAAAAAGAAACAAGCGGTTCAATCAGGAGTCACATGACAAGGCTAAAGAAAATCAGACTGTTTCTGAAAAGAAACTTGATTTAGAAAATGATGAAGCAAAAGTGGATTCTGAAGAAATCCTGTATTTTGATCATTTGAACTTTAAATTGGCCGTCATTCAGGTCTTAATGTACGATTTACAAGTATTGAAACCATCCTTTGATATATATACTTTTGCTGATCAATACAGTGAAGAAGAGATTGATACTGAAAGCATGGAAGTTATAAGGCCTGCTCTTGAGTATTTTGAAGCATTATCTATTCCTAAGAAATATGCTGAAGAGGTCAAAGAAATTTACATGGATGGTGGAAATGAGATTTATATGAATATCATTCCGCAATGGGATGGAGAAGATGGAACATTTGATTTAAATGAGCTCAGTTTATCCGAACTGCAACAATTTCCAAACTTGAAAGAATCAACTATTTTAAGCAGCAATTTTGATAGCGTGAAAGAAATCTTCGATGCGGCTGGTATTGAAGTCGAGCTATTATAA
- a CDS encoding YfbM family protein, whose product MGMIANYRYINDQYLHQMKSFNAEEDDQFEIVEEEELLLDIDKMWDVLHFVLTGVGTSNPSENDPLSVAVLGVTPLENVTEYIAYTEKIKVVEICSALENFDIEEAMAHFSMQACKNADLYPDIWDYDDEEEEIIEEICEYFQAMKDFYKKILELNGNVMVTIC is encoded by the coding sequence ATGGGAATGATTGCTAATTATAGATATATCAATGATCAGTATTTACATCAAATGAAAAGTTTTAATGCTGAAGAAGATGATCAATTTGAGATAGTAGAGGAAGAAGAACTTCTACTTGATATAGATAAAATGTGGGATGTTCTTCATTTTGTGCTGACAGGTGTTGGCACTTCAAATCCTAGTGAAAATGATCCTTTGAGCGTTGCTGTTTTGGGTGTGACACCTCTTGAAAATGTTACGGAATATATTGCTTATACAGAAAAAATAAAAGTAGTAGAGATTTGTTCAGCTTTGGAAAACTTTGATATTGAAGAAGCCATGGCGCATTTTAGTATGCAAGCTTGTAAAAATGCTGATCTTTATCCTGATATTTGGGATTATGATGATGAAGAGGAAGAAATTATAGAAGAAATCTGCGAGTATTTCCAAGCAATGAAGGATTTTTACAAGAAGATTTTAGAGCTCAATGGTAATGTCATGGTCACTATTTGTTAA
- a CDS encoding HEAT repeat domain-containing protein, with protein MDKEDLQKAYLDLEKESFPSGKRIKFVANLGSSQEIAYHYELICKDWNEGRNLHLEGSFDKHGRDGLEFLFEQLDEVKDEKQSVLTAYLIAEILSKSKHRDFYWSLCDQLIPILISFLDIKNTILRQKVVIALGWVGTEKEIGLLTRQMLDDADALCRAWSATSLMQLSFHRVKVEIISKEAKASFIQAITEEKDLYACGMMIEAAQILFGKRWISSSAVENMDLEKIEKAQKSAIRFLSKH; from the coding sequence ATGGATAAAGAAGATTTACAAAAAGCATATCTTGACTTGGAAAAAGAAAGCTTTCCTTCTGGTAAAAGAATCAAATTTGTAGCTAATTTGGGTAGTTCCCAAGAAATCGCATATCATTATGAACTGATTTGCAAAGATTGGAATGAAGGTAGAAACCTGCATTTAGAAGGTAGCTTTGATAAACATGGAAGAGATGGATTAGAGTTTCTATTTGAACAGTTGGATGAAGTTAAAGATGAAAAACAAAGTGTATTGACTGCGTATCTTATAGCGGAAATCCTTTCTAAATCAAAGCATCGAGATTTTTATTGGTCGCTTTGTGACCAATTGATTCCTATTCTCATTTCATTTTTAGATATAAAGAATACTATTCTTCGTCAAAAGGTGGTCATAGCTTTAGGTTGGGTAGGAACAGAAAAAGAAATTGGTCTTTTGACAAGACAAATGTTAGATGATGCAGATGCTCTTTGTCGTGCATGGTCTGCGACAAGTCTCATGCAACTGTCCTTTCATAGAGTAAAAGTAGAAATCATATCAAAAGAAGCAAAGGCCAGTTTTATTCAAGCTATTACCGAAGAAAAAGACCTCTATGCTTGCGGTATGATGATAGAAGCAGCTCAAATATTATTTGGCAAGAGATGGATATCATCTTCTGCAGTAGAAAATATGGACCTTGAAAAAATAGAAAAGGCTCAAAAATCTGCTATTAGATTTCTAAGTAAGCATTAG